The Brassica oleracea var. oleracea cultivar TO1000 chromosome C7, BOL, whole genome shotgun sequence sequence AGTTAGCTCATGGCTACCTCTCATTCCATCAAACATTGGCTGGACAATTAAAGGGTAGGGTAACTAGCAAAATGATGTACATACTACATCAAAGGAAGAGTAATGTTGCATCTATAGATACTTGTACATCCTAATCAAATCAGGATAATAATATATACATATACATGATTCAAGTTTCAAGTAACTGCACTCTAGGATTATCCAGTTTCCTGGGTGTATTATGCATAACAAGGATACTTTCAGTTGCTCTTGTCATGTTCGGTTGAAATCTCAAAAGGTAAATCCAGATTTGGCTGCAACATGTGATGCCATACATAAAATCGCTAAGAACAGGTTGTGCAAAAGCATGCTTGTTTTGTTATCAATAAGTTCTTGGCCAAGACTTCAATACGATCGAGTAATAAATGAACATAGAAACAAAATAAATATAAGTAGTTGACTAAGTCTTGTTCAAAGAAGATGACAAAAGGCAAAAGAAAACAAAGAGGAGATGATATGCGGAAACAAACACGACACTTATAAAAATGAACTTATCGTTCTTTCCTTTTTCCCGATAGTACTAGGCATTGGTTGATTTTCACTAAACTTGGCACCTAAGAGCACACTGGGAAACAGTAGGGATCTTCGTCATCAGAATTCACAAATTCTTCGAGATCCACTTGTTTAAAATACACATCCTCTTCAATGATGCAAGTTCTTTTAGCGACCAAGTATGTCTAAAGCGAAAACCACTGCGAGTTTCTTTTCCTCGTCAATGAAGAAACTTCCACCAATGAGAGGGATCATATTATTAACTGCTAAGAAGTACAGCTTGCTCCACGACACCGTATGTGGCTCAATCTTAGTCGTAACCCATATCTCCATCACATTTATATACTCGGACTGATATAAGGCTGCAAGCTTCTCTTATCTGTGGTAAGACCTTTTGGGCTCGATCCACTTGGTTTGCCCTAGATACGGGTTCCAAACCAATAGCCTCGTCTTGTCTTTGGTCGCGCATAACACCAAGTCGCAGTGAAACACTTTAGATATCTCGATTTTATTGAGCTTATCAATCGGTTTTATAGATATTGGACCAACAACTGAGAGTATTCTGTTGAACCTTTTAGTATCAGGAACGTTCTCGTTTTTCTAGATTTCATCTAAATATAAAAAATAAGAGCCTAAATCACAAAACTTGGTACACAAAGAACATTGTTTATTTATTTATTTCAAGAATGCTGTTGTTCCATTTCAAGAATATGTTATGATTTAGCTCATGGCTACTTCTCATTCCATCAAATATTGGCTGGAGAATTAAAGGGTAGGGTAACTAGCAAAATGATGTACATACTACACGAAAGGACGAGTAATGTTGCATGTCTTTTATAGATAATCCTAAAGTGAAATTTCTTGAATTATAAGTTACAAATCTTTAACTATATAATAAAAAAGGCAATTCTCCTAAATATATACCATTTTCAAGTTTTTATCGCAAAAATAAATCTTAGGGAGGAAAATGACAAAAATGTTTCATTTAATAGGTAAAAAAATCTTAATACCCTAAATATATAAATACAAATAAATAATAAATAAATATTTTTTTATAGATTTTTATAAATCCGAACTTTTTTATAATTTTTTTTTTAATTTTGTTTTTGAAATTTTTTTTGTAATTCGACATACTTTTGAAAAAAAATTTCAAATTTTTTTTCTCAAATTTTTAATATTTATTTTTTATTTTATAAAATTTTAAAATTTAATCCCAAATCTCCGCTCTTTAACTGTAAAACCTAAAGTTTGGATTAGTTATACCCTAAAGGTATACGTGTATATTTACTTATTTAATGAAATATTTTGGTCATTTTGATCCTTAAGAGTCTATATTTGTGACAAAAACTTTTTTATTGCTATCCTAGTAGTGTATTTCTCTAATAGAAATCACAAATAGTATTATTCAAGTGGTGCTGAAGTTTTCTAAATTCTTTTTAGGCAAATTTGACAACCAGTTCATGCTAGTATTTGATCAGCATTACGTATAGAGATGGCAATTGGGTATGTGTACCGCAAGCTTGGCTCGAAAAAGACTCATGCGGAGCGGGTTTGGGCCGGTATTTTCTTAGGTCCATAAAAAAGTGGGCTTTGCAGGACTGGTTAAAAAAGGGACTAGGCCGAAAGCGGGATTGGCCTTGGCGGTACCCCAAGACACACGTAATCCCGTAACAGTGTTTCAGTTTCGTCTCTTGGACTACTCACCGACGATCCACTACCGTAGCTTCTCTTCTTTTTCGATCCGCCACAATAGCTTGTCTTCTTCTCGGAGCCACCACCTTCGTCTTGGTTTGCGAGGGAGTTGATATCATAAATGGCTTCCCTTTGTTGCCAGTGCCGTCAGTGACGCCAATGTTCAAATTGGTTATGCTATGCCTTAAGTATATCCCATGGAAGAACTGGGAACTAAGTATTTATGATTGACAGTTACTATGATGAATGCTCATAGAACAAGTACTAAGTTTCTAAGACTATTCAGGACAATAGAAAGTTCAGAAGCATTGTCAAGACTCTCTAGTGGATGCTTACATTGTGGTTGCCAGAGACTTGGTTTGGAACTAGATTGGTTTCCCCGACTTTTATTCATTTATCTATACTAGCAGGAAGTAATAGAAGCCCATTTGACATCTCTAAGTGAAAATGGGTCTTAATGATATAATAAGAGCCCAAAAGGTAATACGACAGTTAAAGCGTAGGGAGAGGTTTCACTTGGTTAATTAAGGAAGAAGAAAGAAGAGAAAAATCCGAGAGATCCTCGTTGGTGATTGAATCCGTCAACTAAAAAATCGAATCCCTAGGAAGGTGGGGCGTGATGAACAGGTTGAGGAATCTGGACGCTTACCCCAAAATCAATGAAGATTTCTACAAGCGTACTCTTTCCGGCGGTGTCATCACCCTCTTTTCCTCCGTCGTCATGCTAATTCTCTTCTTCTCCGAGCTTCGTAAGTGCATTTCCCTCTTCAAAGCTCGGTGCTTTGTTGTGTATTCTTTTTTTTTTTTTAAATCTTTGTGGGCTTTTAGGGCTTTACATGCACCCTGTTACGGAGACTCAGCTCCGTGTGGATACATCAAGAGGGGAGAAGCTACGTATCAATGTAAAAGCTTTGTTACCGTTGCTACTAGTTTTATGAATTGACCATATGCAATTTGCAGTTTGATGTTACGTTCCCTGCGCTTCAATGCTCGATCATTAGTATTGATACAATGGATGTTAGCGGAGAGCGGCACCTTGATGTGGTATGTGCTGGCTTTCTTTTTTTTTCTCAAATCTATGTGACTCTTGATGCTTTGTCTGATTTGTCTTATTGTGATTGTGCAGCGACATGATATTATTAAAAGAAGATTAGACTCTCATGGCAATGTCATCGAGTCCAAACAAGATGGAATTGGTCATACTAAGGTTGATTTTCCAAAGACTCTTGTCCTTTTTTTCATTTTCAGGTGCTCTTTTTTTTATTTCATTGCGAGAAGTCTTAAGAAACTGAAAATGTTAAAGCTCTGATTCTTTGTTGTAATTTGTCTATCACCAGATTGAGAAACCTTTACAGAAACATGGTGGAAGGTTGGAGCACAATGAAACATATTGTGGTTCCTGCTTTGGTGCTGAAGCGGTAAACGTCTTTAATTCAGTAGAGTAATAATATGCTCCTACATAGCTACATTTGATCTCAGACTTTCAATTGCACTTAAAAAAAATCTTCAATTAGTTTTGATTCATTTATATTTTACTCTTAGTTTCTTGTGGTGGTGAAATGTTTTGATCCTCTTTAGATGTTGTGGTTGTCATTATTTATAGACGGATGATACTTGTTGTAATTCATGTGAGGAAGTTCGTGAAGCTTATCGAAAGAAAGGTTGGGCCCTCTCCGACCCTGAATCTATCGACCAGGTATACGCTACATAAACAACAATGTTATGTTGATTTTGTTACTTAGTTTGTGGTCTTCACATCTAGTTGTATAATATTCTCAGTGCAAAAGAGAAGGATATGTGCAAAAGGTGAAAGACGAAGAAGGTGAAGGCTGTAACGTTCACGGTTTCTTGGAAGTTAATAAAGTCGCTTGGAATTTTCATTTCGTTCCAGGACAAAGCTTTCATCAATCCGGTTTTCAATTTGGTGATCTTATATTCTTCCAGCAAGGCAACTACAATGTAAAGAGAAGCTCCCTTCTTGTTTCAGCTTCTCTTATATATATAGCTCATGTTTGGTTTGACTCCGTTGTATCTCTACACAGATTAGCCACAAGGTTAACAGGCTGGCGTTTGGAGACTTTTTCCCCGGTGTAGTGAACCCTCTAGATGGGTATAAACTTCTCTCTCTCCCAACCCATTACACACTCCTTTTATCGTCTTATCCTCTGAAACATTCTCTTGGTTCTCTCAGTGTGCAGTGGAATCAGGAGAAACAAAATGGCGTGTATCAATATTTCGTCAAGGTTTGACCCATCTCTATCGAGTTTAGCTTCTGCATACTATAGAAAATACTGAGTATAATGAAAAAGAAATGGGACTGGAGTTGTAGGTGGTACCAAGCATTTACACAGATGTTCATGGGCATACCATTCAGTCAAACCAGGTGAAGCTACATCTCCAAATCTCTGTTTAAACATTTTTAGCCTTTTTCAACTTTTTTGGTAAAAATGTAACAAGTTTGGTTTTTTTTTTTTTTTTNNNNNNNNNNNNNNNNNNNNNNNNNNNNNNNNNNNNNNNNNNNNNNNNNNNNNNNNNNNNNNNNNNNNNNNNNNNNNNNNNNNNNNNNNNNNNNNNNNNNNNNNNNNNNNNNNNNNNNNNNNNNNNNNNNNNNNNNNNNNNNNNNNNNNNNNNNNNNNNNNNNNNNNNNNNNNNNNNNNNNNNNNNNNNNNNNNNNNNNNNNNNGGGGGGGGGGGGGGGGGTGGGGGGTAAAGTTCTCTGTGACAGAACATTTCCAAAAAATGGAAGCAGGTCGAATGCAATCTCCGCCTGGTGTTTTCTTCTACTATGATCTTTCGCCGATTAAGGTCCGTTTTGGAGTTTGGTTTCTTGTGTTAATCCTAAAGACATTCTAACTTTGATTGTTGTTTGTTTGATTTAGGTGATATTTGAGGAGCAGCATGTGGAGTTCTTGCACTTCCTAACAAATGTTTGTGCTATAGTAGGAGGTATCTTCACCGTATCAGGAATAGTTGATTCGTTCATATACCATGGACAAAGAGCAATTAAGAAGAAAATGGAGATTGGTAAATTCAACTGAGTTTGTTTGTCTTATTATTATTTTTTATATATATATATATATATTCTTCTCACTTTCTTGTTCAGAGACTGGTTAACCTTGAACGGGGGTTTTACAGTTAGACATTAGGTTTGATGATGAGTCTGGCAAACAATGCTATCTTTGGTTGACTTTGAAAGGAACTGAGAAAGTTTTACTTTACCTTATAAATTATTTTTCTTTTCTTCAGGCAAAGTTAAAAAAGGGTAATTTGATGATGTGTTGTTCTACTTGAGTTTGATATTCATTTAATACACAAAAATCTTAAACTTTTGTTTTCAACAGTTTAAACAAAATACATAATGTTCAAAAACACATACATAAAGCTTGATATTTTAGTTCATAGTTAAAATATGATACCGCATTCGTTGCCTTTCACTTAGTTTGATATTTTAGTTCATATAGTCAAAATAAAAGAGGCTTGATTATGAATCTACGCTTTTACTGGTATCATATTGAGTGTGCATCTTTAGAAACTCGATTGAAATACATACCTTGAGAAAAAAAAAATTCAAATATCATCAAGCTCTGCCATTAAACTTGGCAGCTAAAAAGTTAAGAATTTTACATTGCACATTTGCCAAAACATAACGTTGAAGTAATCATTCCAACACAAGGTGACATGAGGTTGACGCTCTTTTCCAACTCTTCCAGCAAGAAAAGTTGCTTTCTTCAACCGTCCAGCGTTCTGGAGGATGTATGTGGCCCACTTGTTTCTCATCTTCTCGTTCCCATTCGTATTCTGTCCACATGAATGTCTCAAGATGGAACAACAAACATTCTGGTACACGTTTCGTCTGATTCCATTCCCATTCCACCGGAAAATAATCACAAAATAACTGACAACAACACAATTAATATGATATTATTAGATCATCAGAATATATGAAATAACTTGTTGCGATTGCTTACGCTGATGAGCTTGAGTTTTTGCAATTTAGGAGAGTTATCGAGCATTAACCAAAGATTCCCCACATTTAGTTCATTTACATGTAGCTCCAAAGATACCAGCTGATAAAAGATAGGATACTTGATCTGTGGACGGATAAAAAACATTGTTAAACAATGTGGCAGATAAAAATTAAATTAATTTTTTTTTACCGTTAAGGGTAAATCTAAGGAAAGACACTTGGCTGAAGTTAGAGATGCAAGAATGTTCTCATTCTTCACATAATGAAGGCACCGCAATAGTGTAGGTCACCACATCGTAGTTCATAATTCGTGTCACATACAAATCTTGAAGCCTAGGGCAGCCAGAGAAAAGGTTGGAAACAGATGCTTCATCTATGAATATTATATTACGTCGTAAAGATACAGCTCTCTAAGTGCATTTAAACAGACCCGAGAAGGAAACTCTAAATGAACGTCATACATGAGCTTCAGTGTATGGAGTGTATTGTTATAGCTACACAATACACTAGGAAACCTGAATGCCTCCTCTAGATCCTCACGGAGGTGATACAACGCTAATTTACGCACATGGTGCGAAAAACCAATTCCAACCAATATTCCAATATCAACAGGACCGTATCTTCAATGTTCAAAGACAGACTTTCCAGAAATGGAGCTTTATGTAAAATCAGCGAGCTGTAAACATCCTCTGAAGACACCATGGACGTAATCAAAGTTGAGATTTGGCACCATCTTCCAAAGATATCTCCACCGTTTAGACAAAACACTCGTGGCTATGAGCTCTTTTGTTCGAAGTGAAGACAATATATGCACAAGCAAAACTTCAGGTAACTCACTGATCCTGTCCTCGTTTTCATTTCCTAAGCTATCAAAAACCAAAATAAAATATATCAGTTTTAGGTCTCTAACGAAATTAGGGTTGAACATAGAAAGGCATTCAGACAAAAAAAAAAGAAACAGAGAAACGAAACATACCATTGTTGTTGTTCCATTGTCGTTGAGACAACAGTACAGTTTTGAGAGTACTACTTGAGATTTATGACTTCCCAGTGCAAACGCATGAATACGGGTAATGCTTAAATAATGATAATGTTGACGATTCAGCTTCATGACTATTCAATTGTGTTGATAGTAACAAAGTGCATAGAATCTCGAGAAGAAAGAAGACGAGGAAGTATGGAAATCCAAGGTTGTTGATCATTTCGGAAACATTCTACGATATCCTATAACGGCCGAGTAAGTTCATGAGTATCTCCTGGCCACCTAAAAATCCCAATATATATTAGCCCTGTTCGTTTCATTCTCGCGGCGGTTGCGACCAGCGACTGAAATTTCTTCATTATTTTTATCTTTAATGGTTGCTCGGAGGGAGGAGGAGAGACGCAGCGATCAAAAACTACACGGATTCGGCAAATTCCGTTGACGCCAAAAATAACATCGACCAATTATCTTGATTCTCTCTCCTCTGCGTCTTTCCTCTGCATCTCTCCTCTGCGTTTAAAAACTGATTCTGTTCAATTTTCTTCCCTCTTTTTCTTTAGAATTGACATCGCAGCCGCTGGTCGCGCGTTAATGAAAAGAACAGGGCTATTGTGTGCTGCGACGACAAGCAAAGAAACTAATAGTCCTATTAACAATAGAGTTTGAGCAAGACGTTTATTCGTTGCGAGGACTTCTAAACCATAAGTTATTGCTGAGAAACTTAAACCACAGACGAAGAGGATCGGTTATTGAGACAAGTTGATGAAAAGTGACGTTGATAATCTATACATGAAGCAGAGCAAACAATAGAGTTTGAGGAAGCCGTTTATTAGTTGCTAGGACTTTGTTAAATAAGTCTTTGCTGAGAAGCGTAAACCACACACGAAGAGGATAGGTTATTGCGCACGAAGTTGATCAGTTCTGACGTTGATAATCTATAAATGAAGCATAGAAAATCCTTAATGTTCATTACTCTGTTTTATTGGCCTCTGTTACATTAAACTCTGTTTTTTATTAGGGATCCTTGTGTGACAAGGATCATATCGAATATTCCCATTGTTAAGATAAGGATAACTTCCATTATGTTAGGGATATTTCCTATTCTTGTTTCATGAAGATCTTCCTTTTCGGTTATATATATACATTTTAAACCCTATTCTAGTTCAATAAGAAGATATATTCAGATCACGAGTCNNNNNNNNNNNNNNNNNNNNNNNNNNNNNNNNNNNNNNNNNNNNNNNNNNNNNNNNNNNNNNNNNNNNNNNNNNNNNNNNNNNNNNNNNNNNNNNNNNNNAAAAGACACACACGATTTTCCCCTTTGTCCACAACACGTTATCAGCATCTTATAAATGCTTTTTTAAATGCTTTTGTGGTAAATGTTGATTGGATAATAACGAGCATAATGCTTATGCTAATGCGCTACCAATCACGCCCATGGTTGGTGCTAGTTTCTGATATTTTCTATTATAATAACGATTGTTACATTTTTTTTTTTTGAAACACTATAACGATTGTTACATAAATCAAGTTCTTAGTCTTGCAACTCAAGTAGATGTATGTATATTCAGATCAATCAAACTCGCAATATTGCCCTTTGAAAATGAAGTCGACGCAGGCTTACTAGTTCTACATTTAGCTAGGCTTGTAATGAAGCCCACAATAAAATTATTTCTACTTGGGTTACTTTCGGCCCATATTAAAATGGTTAACTTGTGAAATGTGATTGGAGCCTGGAGGAGGGGAAATGTGTTTCGTAAATATGAATCACGCTCATATTATGAAAGGGAGGATAAACATACAACTGTTAAAGCCACACGTGGGATAGTGAGACTCTTGTCGGCTAAATAGTTACTTCGTTCCTCTGAAAAGTTACTTCCCTAACTATACAGGCTGCTTTCTTTTTTGAACTTTATGTCTTTGTATCTTCGTACGTAATATTTTTAATTTATTCATATTCCATTTATTTCATTAGGATGCACGTTTTTAAAAAAAAAATATTTCAAAATTATATATTTGTTTTTTCGAAAATCATATATTTTATCTATTATTAAATTTTTTTATTAACTAATAAAGATTAATTGTAAATCTCAGAAAATCTTAATTGTATTTATTGAATTATTATAGATTTAGAATTATGAGAAATATATAAATCACAAGTTATGTATTTATGGTTAAAATTTAATATGTTTTGAAAATATGAAAACATAGAGTATTTTTAAAATGGAAAAAATATTTACATATTCCCTTAATTTTTTTTATGACGGTTTAAAACTTTGCACATAAATTAAAAAAGCTAACAAGATACCTATTTTAAACTTTTTCATGAATGTTAGTA is a genomic window containing:
- the LOC106303699 gene encoding endoplasmic reticulum-Golgi intermediate compartment protein 3-like — translated: MNRLRNLDAYPKINEDFYKRTLSGGVITLFSSVVMLILFFSELRLYMHPVTETQLRVDTSRGEKLRINFDVTFPALQCSIISIDTMDVSGERHLDVRHDIIKRRLDSHGNVIESKQDGIGHTKIEKPLQKHGGRLEHNETYCGSCFGAEATDDTCCNSCEEVREAYRKKGWALSDPESIDQCKREGYVQKVKDEEGEGCNVHGFLEVNKVAWNFHFVPGQSFHQSGFQFGDLIFFQQGNYNISHKVNRLAFGDFFPGVVNPLDGVQWNQEKQNGVYQYFVKVVPSIYTDVHGHTIQSNQFSVTEHFQKMEAGRMQSPPGVFFYYDLSPIKVIFEEQHVEFLHFLTNVCAIVGGIFTVSGIVDSFIYHGQRAIKKKMEIGKFN